GTTTGGTTCGCCGTGAACTTAATGACGAAAAAATTATTACCGAAGACAGTTGGATTCAACTATCTAAAAATGGAACTTTCGGTGCTAAACACATTTTAAGTCCTAAAGCGGGTGTGGCCGTTCACATTAATGCTTTTAACTTCCCAATTTGGGGAATGCTTGAAAAGATCGCTCCGACGCTACTTGCAGGTGTGCCATGTATTGTTAAACCTGCAACCGATGGTGCTCAATTAACTCAAGCGGTTGTAAAAGCCATTGAAGAAGCACATGTATTACCAAAAGGCTCGCTACAACTCATTTGCGGTCAGACTTATGACTTGTTAGAACAGTTAGGCCCACAAGACTGCGTGACTTTTACAGGTTCCGCCTACACAGGTCAAAAACTACGTAACCACCCTCACCTCAATAAATATTCAATTCCATTTAGCATGGAAGCTGACTCGGTAAACAGCGCAATTTTAAGCCCTGAAGCAAATGAAGAAACTGTCGATTTATTTGTGCGTGAAGTCTTCCATGAGATGACGACAAAAGCAGGCCAAAAATGTACTGCAATTCGTCGTGCTTTCGTTCCTGAAAATTTATTAGCAACTGTACAAGAGAAGCTCACTGCCAAACTTGCTAAAGTTGTGGTGGGTGACCCTCAAAAAGAAGAAACCACCATGGGTGCTTTAGCCAGCATTAAACAAAAACATGACGTTGCAGAAAAAGTTGCTGAACTCAGCAAAGATGCAAAAATTGTTTTTGGTGGCAACGAGACCTTTACGTTTAATGCAGACCATCCTGAAAAAGGTGCTTTTTTCGCTCCAACTTTATTGGTGTGCGAACAGCCTTTACAAGCGACGAATGTTCATACCACGGAAGCTTTCGGTCCGGTATGTACACTCATGCCATATCAAAACATTGAAGAGCTTAGCGATCTTGTTTCACGTGGTGAAGGTAGCCTAGTGGCTTCTGTCGTTAAAAATAACGATGAGAATATTGAGCAGATTATTCAAAAAATTGCACCTTGGCATGGCCGTGTGCATGTACTCGATGCAGAATCTGCAAAAGAAAGTACAGGCCATGGTTCACCGCTCCCACATTTAGTACACGGCGGTCCTGGTCGTGCAGGTGGCGGTGAAGAGTTAGGTGGTATTCGTGCCGTTAAACACTACATGCAGCGCACAGCAATTCAAGGTTCCCCAAATAGCCTGACTCAAATTACCCACTCATGGACTGCCGGCTCGAAAGTTAACGAAGACCGCGTACATCCATTTAAAAAGTCTTTTGATGAGTTAGTAATTGGTGAACGCCTATTAACAGCACGTCGTACAGTGACTGAAGCTGATATTGTCAATTTCGCTTGTTTAAGCGGTGACTACTTCTACGCACATACCGACAAAATCGCAGCGGCCGAGTCTTTCTTTGGTGAGCGTGTGGCACACGGCTACTTCATTGTGTCTGCCGCAGCAGGTCTATTTGTCGATGCAGCACAAGGCCCTGTGATTGCCAATTATGGTATGGACAACTTACGCTTTGTTGAACCGGTTAAAATCGGTGACTCCATTCAGGTTGAACTCACCTGTAAACAAAAAACACCTAAACCACAAAAAGATCCGTCTCAGCCTGCACATGGCGTTGTCGTGTGGGATATTAAAGTCAAGAACCAACGTGGGGAACTTGTCGCAACTTACGACATTTTAACCTTAGTTGCTCGCGAAGCTTAATGTTTAAAAAGAGATGGGGTCACCTCGTCCCCATCTCTTTTTTTTTAGCACTCAATTGCGTTAACAGCGAGGCCACCTTTTGAAGTCTCTTTATATTTCTCAGACATATCTTTGCCTGTTTCCTTCATGGTCTGAATCACTTTATCTAGCGTGACAAAATGTTCATCGTCATCATGAAGTGCCATTTGTGCTGCATTAATAGCTTTTACGGCTGCAATTGCATTTCGTTCAATGCAAGGCACCTGAACCAAACCACCAATCGGGTCACACGTTAAACCTAAATTATGTTCAAGCCCAATTTCAGCCGCATGTTCCACTTGCTCAGGTGAGGCACCTAAAATTTCGGCTAAACCTGCCGAAGCCATCGCACACGCCGAGCCGACTTCGCCCTGACACCCTACTTCTGCACCAGAAATAGAAGCATTGAGTTTACATAAAATGCCAACGGCTGCTGCACTTAAAAAGAAACGAACCACTTTATCTTCGGAAAAGTCTTTAGAGAAAGTCACGTAGTAATATAAAACTGCCGGAATAATCCCTGCCGCACCATTTGTAGGGGCTGTTACTACTCGGCCGCCAGCGGCATTTTCTTCATTGACGGCTAAAGCAAATAAATTAACCCATTCCATGGCATGAAAAGTTGTCACAATCAGGTTTGAGTTTTTCTTATTTAATAACTTATCATGAATTTTCTTGGCCCGACGCTTTACGTTTAACCCACCCGGTAATATGCCTTCATTAATTAATCCGTTGTGAATGCACTGCTGCATCACTTTCCAGATTTCCATAATCTTGCTACGAATCTCAGTTTCACTACGCCAGCTTTTCTCATTTTCAAGCATTAACTCGCTCACTGATAAATGATGAGTTTTACATAAGCTTAAAAGTTCAGCCGCGCTATGAAACGGATATGGAACCTTAACGTCGTTGGTTTCAGTTTGGGTGTCTGCTAATTGTCTTTGGCTAACAATAAAGCCACCACCAACCGAATAGTAAGTTTCTGCATATAAAATTTCTTGAGCCTCGTTATACGCAATCAATTCCATTGCATTAGGGTGATAAGGCAAAGATTCATCTAAAAAAAGCACATCATGCTTATAGTCAAAAGAAATACTCTTTTGCTGATTAAGCTGGATGGCTTTATTTTCAAGTACATCTTCAATCAAGCTTGTACTTACTTGAGTATCAATATGTTCAGGGTCAAAGCCCATTAAGCCTAACAGTACTGCCTTGTCTGTCGCATGACCAACACCGGTTGCCGACAGCGAACCGTATAACTTCACCTGAACTCTTACCGTTGCTTGTAAATCGTTTTGCTTCAATAAATCATCCACAAAACTGTATGCCGCTCGCATTGGTCCAACTGTATGGGAGCTAGATGGGCCGATGCCAATTTTAAAAAGATCAAATACACTAATAAACACGTGGTCCTACCTTCGATTCATTATTATTCGTATGTTCGTCATTATTGTGTCCTTTCGGATAGTTCTAAAATTATCATTAAGCCGACTATAAAGCACTGAAAATAAATGGCTCATAGCCTAAAAACAACGCAATCAACTTCTAATTCAATATTTAAAAAAAAATGGAATTTTCCATTAATTTAAATGGTAACTTACTCAATAAATATTTAAAAATTGTTCTTTTAAGCGAAAGAAATAGCGTAGTGTTCCTAATTTTTTATAAAAAATATTTGGTTTTTAAACTATATACTTGAAAAGTAAATTATTTAAAACTAATTAAAAACAACAATTTATATAATATTCAGATCATTCTCTGCCAACAAATAGAATAAAAATTCCCCTATTTACCAATAACCATATATCGTATACGATATATGAAAGAACAATAGTTCTGTCGTTAAGGAAAACGTAATGACAAGTCAGTTTAAAAAACAGTTATCTCTAATGGATCTTACATTCATTGGCTTAGGCGCCATTTTCGGTTCAGGATGGTTATTTTCAGCAAGTCATGTGGCCTCTCAAGCCGGCCCTGCGGGTATATTGTCATGGATTATTGGCGGCTTTGCCGTTTTAATTCTGGGAATTATTTATTGTGAGTTAGGTGCAGCCTTACCACGAGCAGGCGGTATTATCCGTTATCCCGTATTTTCACATGGCCCTTTACAAGGATACTTACTGGGTTCTGTGACCGTCATTGCCTTTTCAAGTTTAATTGCAATTGAAGTCGTCGCTGCTCGTGAATATGCAGCAGCATGGTTCCCCTCGCTTACAGCCGTCAATGATGGTGTCCGGTCTCCAACTACCATTGGATGGTTATTTCAGTTTGCGCTTTTATGCGTATTTTTTGCATTGAACTATTACAGCGTAAAAACCTTTGCAATTGCCAACAACCTCATCAGTGCATTGAAATTTGCTGTACCAGTTTTAGTAATGGTCGCACTTCTATACCATTTTAAACCTGCAAACTTTTCAATGACCGAGTTTGCCCCAATGGGTGCTCACGGCGTACAAGGTGCCGTATCTGCTGGTGGTATTATTTTTGCGTATTTAGGTTTAACGCCAATTATTTCGGTGGCAAGTGAAGTAAAGCGTCCTCAATTTACGATTCCTTTTGCGCTCATCTTATCTGTCGTTTTGGCAACGATTATTTATGTAGTGCTTCAAGTTGCTTTCTTGGGTGCAGTACCCACCGATATGTTAGCAAATGGTTGGTCAGGACTCAGTGACAAATTCCCATTACCTTACCGCGACATTGCCATGTTATTAGGTTTGGGATGGTTAGCTCTGTTAGTTGTTTCAGATGCCATTATTTCTCCGTCTGGCTGCGGCAACATCTATATGGCTGCAACTCCACGTGTCATTTATGCATGGTCGAACAGTAATACATTCTTCCGTATTTTTACACGTGTAGATCCAAAATCAGGCATTCCACGTTATGCCTTATGGTTAACATTTGCACTTTCTGTATTTTGGACTATGCCGTTTCCATCTTGGGATAAATTAATTTCTGTGGTTTCGGCAGCTTTAGTTTTAAGTTATGCCCTAGCTCCTGTCACAGTCGGTGCTTTACGTCGTAATGCTCCTGAGCTAGAACGTCCATTCTATGTAAAAGGCTTTACCGTTCTCGGCCCACTCGCTTTTGTCATTGCATCTTTTATTGTCTATTGGTCTGGCTGGAATGTGATTTCATGGTTATTAAGCGCACAAATCGTATTGTTTGCACTCTACGTTATTTTTAAACGCTATGTGCCAACCCAAGAAGTCAGCCTAGCTCAACAATTAAAGTCCTCAGCGTGGCTCCTTGTTTACTACATTCTAATGATTATTGCTTCTTATCTTGGCAGCTTCGGTGATGGCGCATCACACCTATTGGCAGCGCCATTCGACACATTATTAGTGATGGTGATTTCTCTTGGTTGTTACTACTGGGGTATACGCTCAGGTTTACCAAAAGCACTGATTAAAAATGACGATGAAGCTTAGCAATTGCTTGCTTAAACACATATAAGTTAAGGTTTTCTTTTGATTAATACCGTATACAAAATACAATATTTCAAATGTAAAACCTTCGCTTTGATAACTCTCCAACGTCAGAAGAAGCACTTTTGACGTTTACTCTAAAGTGAGGTTGATAATGTCAAATATTACTGGTCAAAATTTTATTGCAGGTCAACGTTCAAGTGCAGGCAATAAGTTTGTCTCAAGCTACGATGCTGCAACAGATGAAGCATTACCTTATCAGTTTGCTCAAGCAACTCCTGAAGAAATTGATCAGGCCGCTCAAGCAGCCGCATTGGCTTATCCGGTTTTTAGACAAACTACGCCAGAACAACGCGCTGTTTTTCTAGAAACAATTGCCAGTGAAATTGATGCGCTTGATGACCAGTTTATTGCAACAGTCTGTCAAGAAACTGCCTTACCAGAAGCGCGTATTCGCGGTGAACGTGCGCGGACTACAGGTCAATTACGTCTGTTTGCTCAAGTATTACGCCGTGGCGACTATTTAGGTGCGCGTATTGATTTGGCTTTACCTGAACGTCAACCACTTCCACGTCCAGATTTACGCCAATATAAAATCGGTGTTGGACCAGTTGCCGTATTTGGTGCAAGTAACTTCCCTCTCGCCTTTTCTACTGCGGGTGGCGATACCGCTTCAGCACTTGCGGCTGGATGTCCAGTTATTGTGAAGGCTCATAGCGGTCACATGGCAACGGCCGAATCAATTGCAAACGCCATTTGTAGTGCGATTGAGAAATGCGCTATGCCAAAAGGCATCTTTAGCATGATTTATGGTCAAGGTGTCGGTGAACCACTCGTAAAACATCCAGCAATTAAAGCCGTTGGATTTACAGGTTCACTTAAAGGTGGCCGCGCTCTGTGCGATCTAACTGCTGCACGTCCTGAACCCATTCCAGTTTTTGCTGAAATGTCTAGCATTAACCCAATGGTTTTATTACCCGAAGCTCTGAAAGTGCGTGGTGACAAAATCGCAAACGAACTTAGTGGTTCAGTGGTTTTAGGCTGCGGTCAGTTTTGTACCAATCCGGGTTTAATTATTGGAATTAAATCACCTGAGTTCAGCGAATTTATGGCTCAGTTTACGGCTGCAATGGCCCAGCAACCGTCACAAACCAT
This genomic stretch from Acinetobacter pittii harbors:
- the paaZ gene encoding phenylacetic acid degradation bifunctional protein PaaZ, whose amino-acid sequence is MLEQAHLEGTSTDTDFQQSEYQLPHLASYVYGTWHSTGEELRPVYHAITGEPIYAVSSHGIDMKRVVQYAKQNGSELANWTFHQRANALKQIAQYLLERKEEFYKLAYATGATRKDAWIDIEGGIQTLFAYSSLVRRELNDEKIITEDSWIQLSKNGTFGAKHILSPKAGVAVHINAFNFPIWGMLEKIAPTLLAGVPCIVKPATDGAQLTQAVVKAIEEAHVLPKGSLQLICGQTYDLLEQLGPQDCVTFTGSAYTGQKLRNHPHLNKYSIPFSMEADSVNSAILSPEANEETVDLFVREVFHEMTTKAGQKCTAIRRAFVPENLLATVQEKLTAKLAKVVVGDPQKEETTMGALASIKQKHDVAEKVAELSKDAKIVFGGNETFTFNADHPEKGAFFAPTLLVCEQPLQATNVHTTEAFGPVCTLMPYQNIEELSDLVSRGEGSLVASVVKNNDENIEQIIQKIAPWHGRVHVLDAESAKESTGHGSPLPHLVHGGPGRAGGGEELGGIRAVKHYMQRTAIQGSPNSLTQITHSWTAGSKVNEDRVHPFKKSFDELVIGERLLTARRTVTEADIVNFACLSGDYFYAHTDKIAAAESFFGERVAHGYFIVSAAAGLFVDAAQGPVIANYGMDNLRFVEPVKIGDSIQVELTCKQKTPKPQKDPSQPAHGVVVWDIKVKNQRGELVATYDILTLVAREA
- the sdaA gene encoding L-serine ammonia-lyase, which encodes MFISVFDLFKIGIGPSSSHTVGPMRAAYSFVDDLLKQNDLQATVRVQVKLYGSLSATGVGHATDKAVLLGLMGFDPEHIDTQVSTSLIEDVLENKAIQLNQQKSISFDYKHDVLFLDESLPYHPNAMELIAYNEAQEILYAETYYSVGGGFIVSQRQLADTQTETNDVKVPYPFHSAAELLSLCKTHHLSVSELMLENEKSWRSETEIRSKIMEIWKVMQQCIHNGLINEGILPGGLNVKRRAKKIHDKLLNKKNSNLIVTTFHAMEWVNLFALAVNEENAAGGRVVTAPTNGAAGIIPAVLYYYVTFSKDFSEDKVVRFFLSAAAVGILCKLNASISGAEVGCQGEVGSACAMASAGLAEILGASPEQVEHAAEIGLEHNLGLTCDPIGGLVQVPCIERNAIAAVKAINAAQMALHDDDEHFVTLDKVIQTMKETGKDMSEKYKETSKGGLAVNAIEC
- the yveA gene encoding APC family permease; translation: MTSQFKKQLSLMDLTFIGLGAIFGSGWLFSASHVASQAGPAGILSWIIGGFAVLILGIIYCELGAALPRAGGIIRYPVFSHGPLQGYLLGSVTVIAFSSLIAIEVVAAREYAAAWFPSLTAVNDGVRSPTTIGWLFQFALLCVFFALNYYSVKTFAIANNLISALKFAVPVLVMVALLYHFKPANFSMTEFAPMGAHGVQGAVSAGGIIFAYLGLTPIISVASEVKRPQFTIPFALILSVVLATIIYVVLQVAFLGAVPTDMLANGWSGLSDKFPLPYRDIAMLLGLGWLALLVVSDAIISPSGCGNIYMAATPRVIYAWSNSNTFFRIFTRVDPKSGIPRYALWLTFALSVFWTMPFPSWDKLISVVSAALVLSYALAPVTVGALRRNAPELERPFYVKGFTVLGPLAFVIASFIVYWSGWNVISWLLSAQIVLFALYVIFKRYVPTQEVSLAQQLKSSAWLLVYYILMIIASYLGSFGDGASHLLAAPFDTLLVMVISLGCYYWGIRSGLPKALIKNDDEA
- a CDS encoding aldehyde dehydrogenase (NADP(+)), with the protein product MSNITGQNFIAGQRSSAGNKFVSSYDAATDEALPYQFAQATPEEIDQAAQAAALAYPVFRQTTPEQRAVFLETIASEIDALDDQFIATVCQETALPEARIRGERARTTGQLRLFAQVLRRGDYLGARIDLALPERQPLPRPDLRQYKIGVGPVAVFGASNFPLAFSTAGGDTASALAAGCPVIVKAHSGHMATAESIANAICSAIEKCAMPKGIFSMIYGQGVGEPLVKHPAIKAVGFTGSLKGGRALCDLTAARPEPIPVFAEMSSINPMVLLPEALKVRGDKIANELSGSVVLGCGQFCTNPGLIIGIKSPEFSEFMAQFTAAMAQQPSQTMLNKGTLRSYEHGLKELLAHDKIEHLAGQPQQGHQAYPQLFKADVSLLLEHDELLQEEVFGPTTIVIEVESAEQLTLALNGLRGQLTASLIAEPQDFEKFATLIPLLEEKVGRLLLNGYPTGVEVCDAMVHGGPYPATSDARGTSVGTLAIERYLRPVCYQNYPDQLLPLALQNANPLGIARLVNGEMSKAAL